In Candidatus Omnitrophota bacterium, the following proteins share a genomic window:
- the rplX gene encoding 50S ribosomal protein L24 produces MMEKIRFKKGDVVQVITGDDLGKTGKILRINRKKGRLVVQGVNMQKKHQKKDPQSNRPGGIIEREGSIHPSNVRLVK; encoded by the coding sequence ATGATGGAAAAGATTCGTTTCAAAAAGGGGGATGTGGTTCAAGTGATTACCGGCGACGATTTGGGTAAAACGGGTAAAATTCTGCGCATCAACCGCAAAAAAGGCCGCCTCGTCGTGCAAGGGGTGAATATGCAGAAAAAACACCAAAAAAAGGATCCCCAAAGCAACCGTCCCGGCGGGATTATCGAACGCGAAGGCTCGATCCACCCCTCCAACGTCCGTTTGGTGAAATGA